A portion of the Clostridium gelidum genome contains these proteins:
- a CDS encoding beta-galactosidase, whose translation MINSKLPFILYGGDYNPDQWPQEIIEKDMHLLKLANINIVTLPVFSWALLQPDEDTYNFEWLDKIFDLLKQNNIYVCLATSTAAQPAWMSRKYPEMLPVDFHGSKRKHGGRVKFCPNSTKYRELSVKLATKLAERYKDYSNLAIWHVANEYDNYCYCGHCQEEFRQWLKNRYKTIDNLNNAWNMNFWGHTVYSWDEIVAPSALNEMWDGPSKTCTTFQGMALDYNRFMSDSILACYIGEYNAIKKTTPDIKITTNFMGAFKPLDYFKWAEYMDVISWDNYPSYGDSPSNVAMSHDLMRGLKSGDSFMLIEQSPSQANWQPYNSVKRPGEMKLQSYQALAHGADSVMFFQMRQSIGACEKYHAAVISHADSENTRIFKECAALGKELNALGDSIIDSKYNSKVGIIFDWDNWWAVEFSSGPSIELKYLPQIQKYYAGFHNKNIPVDFVKPNDDFSKYDIIIAPVLYMLKDNVADNIKNFVSKGGTFITTFFSGYVDENDRVKIGGYPSELRDLLGLWVEELDALPPEINNSIQMNGSLDNFDYEYKCNMLFDIINLEGATTLGTYGSDFYRGRPVFTCNKYGNGDAYYIASNPETKFVDDLVTYLDSKHSLSLSLGCDIQFGTEITKRVKNDKNIFFILNHNDKSITLNLKNKSFINLITNENITDDLLLNSRDVFILEEII comes from the coding sequence TTGATTAATTCTAAATTGCCTTTTATTCTTTATGGTGGTGATTACAATCCTGATCAATGGCCACAAGAAATTATTGAAAAAGATATGCACTTATTAAAGCTTGCAAATATTAATATAGTAACACTTCCTGTTTTTAGTTGGGCTTTATTGCAACCTGATGAAGATACTTATAACTTTGAATGGCTTGATAAAATTTTTGATTTATTAAAACAGAATAATATATATGTGTGCCTTGCTACATCTACAGCTGCTCAACCTGCATGGATGTCTCGTAAATATCCTGAAATGCTTCCTGTAGACTTTCATGGAAGTAAACGTAAACATGGAGGAAGAGTTAAATTTTGTCCAAACAGTACCAAATATCGTGAATTATCCGTTAAGTTAGCAACAAAATTAGCAGAAAGATATAAGGATTATAGCAACTTAGCAATCTGGCATGTTGCAAATGAATATGATAACTACTGTTACTGCGGTCATTGCCAAGAAGAATTTAGACAATGGTTGAAAAACAGATATAAAACTATAGATAATTTAAACAATGCTTGGAATATGAATTTTTGGGGACATACTGTTTATTCTTGGGATGAAATAGTTGCACCTTCTGCCTTAAATGAAATGTGGGATGGTCCTAGTAAAACTTGTACTACCTTTCAAGGAATGGCATTAGATTATAACAGGTTTATGTCTGATTCTATACTTGCTTGTTATATTGGAGAATATAATGCAATAAAAAAAACCACTCCCGATATTAAAATAACAACTAATTTTATGGGTGCCTTTAAACCCTTGGATTACTTTAAATGGGCTGAATATATGGATGTAATATCTTGGGATAATTATCCTTCATATGGTGATTCACCTAGCAATGTTGCTATGAGTCATGATTTAATGAGAGGATTAAAATCTGGTGATTCATTTATGTTAATTGAACAAAGTCCAAGCCAAGCCAATTGGCAACCATATAATTCTGTTAAACGTCCTGGCGAAATGAAATTACAAAGCTATCAAGCATTAGCACACGGCGCTGATTCTGTCATGTTTTTTCAAATGAGGCAATCAATTGGAGCATGTGAAAAATATCATGCTGCTGTAATATCACATGCTGATAGTGAAAATACAAGAATATTCAAGGAATGCGCAGCTCTTGGTAAAGAATTAAACGCTCTAGGAGATAGTATCATAGATTCAAAATATAATTCTAAAGTTGGAATTATATTTGATTGGGATAATTGGTGGGCAGTAGAATTTTCTAGTGGACCTTCAATTGAATTAAAATACTTACCTCAAATACAAAAATATTATGCTGGTTTCCATAATAAAAATATTCCCGTTGATTTTGTTAAACCTAATGATGATTTTTCTAAATATGATATTATAATTGCTCCAGTGTTATATATGTTAAAAGATAATGTTGCTGATAATATTAAAAACTTTGTTTCAAAGGGTGGAACTTTCATAACAACTTTCTTTAGTGGATATGTTGATGAAAATGATAGAGTTAAAATTGGTGGCTATCCTTCTGAACTTAGAGATTTATTAGGGCTTTGGGTTGAAGAATTAGATGCATTACCTCCTGAAATAAATAATAGTATTCAAATGAATGGTTCCTTAGACAATTTTGATTATGAATATAAATGCAATATGCTATTTGATATTATAAACTTAGAAGGTGCAACTACACTTGGAACATATGGTTCAGATTTTTATAGAGGACGTCCCGTATTCACTTGCAATAAATACGGCAATGGTGATGCTTATTATATTGCTTCAAATCCTGAAACTAAGTTTGTAGATGATCTTGTAACTTATTTGGATTCTAAACATTCTTTATCTTTATCTTTAGGTTGTGATATTCAGTTTGGCACTGAAATAACTAAAAGAGTTAAGAATGATAAAAATATATTTTTTATATTAAATCATAATGATAAAAGTATTACCTTAAATCTTAAGAATAAATCATTTATAAATCTTATAACTAATGAAAATATTACTGATGATTTGTTATTAAATAGCAGAGATGTTTTTATATTAGAAGAAATAATTTAG
- a CDS encoding cache domain-containing sensor histidine kinase gives MKYKIKNVINNIKIKNKLILTYLIVTIATVSIVGTYLTTQMTNIVVNRAIDEAENNSNIMQHRLEEILNLTTKVSDLIYVDEKLNSILSKRYQTDGEVVEAYYNYPTLRNYLKYYREFSSITVYVENPTILGTSEILKVSDKTREEDWYKKAISNSGKIAWRHTVDEFTGLEYLSLVRCIKDSNGKQIGVLVININPSILKAIIDTDPLKNIILLDGQKILQKDDYKIDEKELTKNIIRVSKDESIRVLRADFNNQESYMVLNSFKIEKTLENNFKVVIVLPITQITSQTNKVIVNSIAAIIATVILALIVIMYFSKNISNRIDILRREMHRVVNGDFYMMKSIDGTDEIGQLYEDLNIMIESIKKLIEEVYVEKIQKEKLRASQKEAEFKMLANQINPHFLYNTLETIRMKAYCNGDKEIADIVKKLGKIMRRNLEVSGRMVTLQSELDLIESYLQIQAMRFEGMVKYELNVDNTINKDIYEILPLLLQPVVENAFIHGLEEKRDKGIIMINISKEEQCLIIKVKDNGVGMKQEKLQEIHEKLILYMDSNGKSIGMINVNQRIKIYYGKEYGLSIESEFGKGTCATLYLPI, from the coding sequence ATGAAGTATAAAATAAAGAATGTGATTAATAATATAAAAATAAAAAATAAATTAATATTAACATACCTTATAGTTACTATTGCAACAGTATCTATAGTTGGAACTTATTTAACTACACAAATGACAAACATAGTTGTTAATAGGGCAATAGATGAAGCAGAAAATAATTCAAATATAATGCAACATAGACTAGAAGAAATACTTAATTTAACAACTAAAGTATCAGATCTTATTTATGTAGATGAAAAGTTAAATTCAATTTTGAGTAAAAGGTATCAAACTGATGGTGAAGTTGTAGAGGCATATTATAATTACCCTACACTTCGTAATTATTTAAAATATTACAGGGAATTTTCAAGTATAACAGTATATGTAGAGAATCCAACAATACTTGGGACTTCTGAAATTTTAAAGGTTTCAGATAAGACAAGAGAAGAAGATTGGTATAAAAAGGCTATAAGTAATAGTGGGAAAATAGCATGGAGACATACTGTAGATGAATTTACTGGACTTGAATATCTATCTTTAGTTAGATGCATTAAAGATAGTAATGGAAAGCAAATAGGAGTTCTAGTTATAAATATTAATCCTAGTATATTAAAAGCAATAATAGATACAGATCCATTAAAGAATATTATATTGTTAGATGGGCAAAAAATTTTACAAAAAGATGATTATAAAATTGATGAGAAAGAATTAACAAAGAATATTATACGAGTATCAAAAGACGAATCTATTCGTGTTTTAAGGGCCGACTTCAATAATCAAGAAAGTTATATGGTATTGAATTCATTTAAAATAGAAAAAACATTGGAAAATAATTTCAAGGTAGTTATTGTACTACCAATAACTCAAATTACAAGCCAGACTAATAAGGTTATTGTTAACAGTATAGCGGCTATAATAGCAACAGTTATTTTAGCACTAATAGTAATTATGTATTTTTCTAAAAACATATCAAATAGGATAGATATCTTAAGAAGAGAAATGCACAGAGTAGTTAATGGGGATTTTTACATGATGAAAAGCATTGATGGCACTGATGAAATAGGACAACTTTATGAAGATTTAAATATTATGATAGAAAGTATAAAAAAATTAATTGAGGAAGTATATGTAGAGAAAATACAAAAAGAAAAATTAAGAGCAAGCCAAAAGGAAGCTGAATTTAAGATGCTTGCAAATCAGATAAATCCACATTTCTTATATAATACTTTAGAAACAATCAGAATGAAGGCTTATTGTAATGGTGACAAGGAAATAGCGGATATAGTAAAGAAGTTAGGGAAAATAATGAGGAGAAACTTAGAAGTTAGTGGAAGAATGGTGACGCTTCAATCGGAATTGGATCTCATAGAGAGTTATTTACAGATACAAGCAATGAGATTTGAGGGAATGGTTAAATATGAATTAAATGTAGATAATACAATAAATAAGGATATCTATGAAATATTACCATTATTACTTCAACCAGTTGTGGAAAATGCCTTTATTCATGGGCTTGAAGAGAAAAGGGACAAAGGTATTATTATGATTAATATATCAAAAGAAGAACAATGTTTGATAATAAAGGTTAAGGATAATGGAGTAGGCATGAAACAAGAAAAGTTACAAGAAATACATGAAAAGTTAATTTTATATATGGATAGTAATGGGAAAAGCATTGGAATGATTAATGTAAATCAAAGAATAAAAATATACTATGGAAAAGAATATGGACTAAGCATAGAAAGTGAATTCGGAAAAGGAACTTGTGCAACTTTGTATTTGCCTATATGA
- a CDS encoding response regulator — protein sequence MLNVLIVDDEPNVRRGLRKIVPWEENGFQVCGEGQDAEDGFDKIMNLNPDIVLIDIKLPGKLGTDVIKEAREAGFTGKFIIVSGYSNFEYAKTGIKYGVKSYILKPIDEDELLDIVLELKTEIDNEKVWKINKELLKYNEIKNIILDENDDIEENNPIKEGYYKHENFQIALIADVDIEGNRIKLETLVKKQLYNYNDIDIIKLERVILILFKDFNSNRTNRIIIELKSKLEEKLKEQVFITLGNEVDNINKIKFSYREAKQLMEKRFLFLERGIISCENIQENSNDNSTDFNVIISKIYSYFDINDIEKLNLEFRNIEELFIQRNYLEEQIKVMIIKIFLDLKQKLINDYDSSEISIISNEEIIENIYSKISLKSTIDYLMEKFTYISEQIGTTSSDNIIKRVINYMNKNYYKDLKLETLAEIFNYNSAYLGKLFKSIVGENFNTYLDKVRIEKAKTLLVEEKLKVYQVCEKVGYKNIDYFHSKFKKYVGTSPLNYKKQYDKEV from the coding sequence ATGTTAAATGTTTTGATTGTAGATGATGAGCCAAATGTAAGACGAGGGCTTAGGAAAATAGTTCCATGGGAAGAAAATGGGTTTCAAGTATGTGGAGAAGGGCAAGATGCTGAGGATGGATTTGATAAGATAATGAATCTAAATCCGGATATAGTATTAATAGATATAAAACTTCCAGGTAAGCTTGGAACCGACGTAATTAAAGAAGCAAGAGAAGCGGGATTTACAGGTAAATTTATAATCGTTAGTGGTTATTCTAATTTTGAATATGCAAAAACAGGAATTAAATATGGTGTTAAATCATACATTTTAAAACCTATTGATGAAGATGAATTGCTGGATATAGTATTAGAGCTAAAAACTGAAATAGATAATGAAAAAGTATGGAAAATAAATAAAGAATTATTAAAATACAATGAAATAAAAAATATAATTTTAGACGAAAATGATGACATAGAAGAAAATAACCCCATAAAAGAAGGGTATTATAAGCATGAGAATTTTCAAATTGCACTAATAGCTGATGTAGATATTGAAGGAAACAGAATTAAATTAGAAACCTTAGTGAAGAAGCAATTATATAATTATAATGATATAGATATTATTAAATTAGAGAGAGTTATTTTAATATTATTTAAGGATTTTAACAGTAATCGCACAAATAGAATAATAATTGAATTAAAATCTAAATTAGAGGAAAAATTAAAAGAACAAGTATTTATAACATTAGGAAACGAAGTTGATAATATAAATAAAATAAAATTTTCTTATAGAGAAGCCAAGCAGCTTATGGAAAAGAGATTTTTGTTTTTAGAAAGAGGAATAATTTCATGTGAAAATATTCAAGAAAATTCCAATGATAATTCAACTGATTTTAATGTAATTATATCTAAAATATATAGTTACTTTGATATTAACGATATAGAAAAGCTAAATTTAGAATTTAGAAATATTGAGGAATTATTTATACAAAGAAATTATTTAGAAGAACAAATAAAGGTTATGATTATAAAAATATTTTTAGATTTAAAGCAAAAATTAATTAATGACTATGATTCAAGTGAAATTAGCATTATAAGTAATGAAGAAATAATAGAGAATATCTATAGTAAAATAAGTTTAAAAAGTACAATAGATTATTTAATGGAAAAATTCACTTACATTTCTGAACAAATTGGAACAACATCCTCAGATAACATTATTAAAAGGGTAATTAATTATATGAATAAAAATTATTACAAAGATTTAAAATTAGAGACTTTGGCTGAAATATTTAACTATAATAGTGCATATTTGGGTAAACTTTTCAAAAGTATTGTTGGAGAAAATTTCAACACTTATTTGGATAAGGTAAGAATAGAAAAAGCAAAAACTCTTTTAGTAGAAGAAAAGCTTAAGGTTTATCAAGTTTGTGAAAAAGTTGGGTATAAAAATATAGATTATTTTCATAGTAAATTTAAGAAATATGTAGGCACAAGTCCTTTAAATTATAAGAAGCAATATGATAAAGAGGTATAG
- a CDS encoding hemolysin family protein, producing MEGESAQTTNMITQILFLVVLTLVNAFFSSAEMSIVSVNKNKMKMLANDGDKKAKMLCKLIEEPTKFLSTVQVGITLAGFFASASAATGISQQLGDFLINRNVPYGQQIAFIGVTVVLSYFTLVFGELVPKRIALRKTEYIAMASLRPIMIISKIAAPFIKILSISTSLIVKLIGLDTENLDDIVTKEELKSYIESGEEHGAINEREKEMIEGIFEFDNKKVEKVMTPRTEVYCINIKELLSSYLDELLEMRYSRIPVYEDDIDNVIGILYMKDFIIEAKNKGFDNVNIKDILKEPYFVHEGKNVQDLFKSLQISQRHIAVIIDEYGGFSGIITIEDLIEEIMGEINDEDDSSEERIKKVDENTFLVDGLTTLEELNDELNIDIELEDIDTISGFLINLIGNIPSENDNKIIEYNDIIFEIDKLGEKRIEKILIKLKNRD from the coding sequence ATGGAAGGTGAATCAGCCCAGACAACTAATATGATTACTCAAATTTTATTTTTAGTTGTATTAACGTTAGTAAATGCATTTTTTTCATCAGCAGAGATGTCAATTGTTTCAGTAAACAAAAACAAAATGAAGATGTTAGCAAATGATGGAGATAAAAAAGCAAAAATGCTTTGTAAACTGATTGAAGAACCAACAAAATTTCTATCGACAGTTCAAGTAGGAATAACACTTGCAGGATTTTTTGCGAGTGCTTCCGCAGCTACAGGAATATCACAACAATTGGGGGATTTTTTAATTAATAGGAATGTACCATATGGACAGCAAATTGCATTTATAGGAGTTACAGTTGTATTATCCTATTTTACATTAGTATTTGGAGAATTGGTTCCGAAGAGAATAGCTTTGAGAAAAACTGAATATATAGCGATGGCATCTCTTAGACCAATAATGATTATTTCTAAAATTGCAGCCCCATTTATAAAGATATTATCAATATCAACATCTTTAATAGTAAAGCTTATTGGATTGGATACTGAAAATCTAGATGACATAGTAACAAAAGAAGAACTTAAATCATATATAGAATCAGGAGAAGAACATGGTGCTATAAATGAAAGAGAAAAAGAAATGATAGAGGGAATATTTGAATTTGATAATAAAAAAGTTGAGAAAGTTATGACACCTAGAACAGAAGTATATTGCATAAACATTAAGGAGTTATTAAGCTCTTATTTAGATGAATTATTGGAAATGAGATATTCAAGAATTCCAGTATATGAAGATGATATAGATAATGTAATAGGTATTTTATATATGAAGGATTTTATAATTGAAGCTAAGAATAAAGGCTTTGATAATGTAAATATTAAAGATATATTAAAAGAACCATACTTTGTTCATGAAGGAAAGAACGTGCAAGATTTATTTAAATCACTACAAATATCACAACGTCATATAGCTGTCATAATCGATGAGTATGGAGGGTTTTCTGGTATTATAACCATAGAAGACCTCATAGAAGAGATAATGGGAGAAATTAATGATGAAGATGATAGTAGTGAAGAACGAATTAAGAAAGTGGACGAAAATACTTTCTTAGTAGATGGGTTAACTACTTTAGAGGAATTAAATGATGAACTTAATATAGATATTGAATTAGAGGATATTGATACCATAAGTGGATTTCTTATTAATTTAATTGGTAATATTCCATCAGAAAATGATAATAAGATAATAGAATATAACGATATAATTTTTGAAATAGATAAATTAGGTGAGAAGAGAATCGAAAAGATTCTTATAAAGTTAAAAAATAGAGATTAA
- the ilvN gene encoding acetolactate synthase small subunit: MEKHVLSALVKNSSGVLSRVSGLFSRRGYNIDSLTVGRTENPSISRMTITLMGDENVLEQVKKQLNKLEDVVRVIDFKANESVYRELVLIKVKANAENRAAINETVKIFRSKIIDLSTDTLTIELTGDEEKISALINLMEEYGIEELVRTGVTALQRGEKTIKNSIESY; encoded by the coding sequence ATGGAAAAGCATGTATTATCGGCTTTGGTAAAGAATTCATCTGGTGTTTTAAGCAGAGTTAGTGGATTGTTTTCAAGAAGAGGATATAACATTGACAGTTTAACTGTTGGTAGAACTGAAAATCCTTCAATTTCAAGAATGACGATTACTCTCATGGGAGATGAAAATGTATTAGAACAAGTAAAAAAACAATTGAACAAATTGGAAGATGTAGTAAGAGTTATAGATTTTAAAGCTAATGAATCAGTTTATAGAGAGCTAGTACTGATTAAAGTAAAAGCAAATGCTGAAAATAGAGCAGCAATAAATGAAACAGTAAAGATTTTTAGAAGTAAGATAATCGATTTATCTACTGACACTTTAACAATAGAATTAACTGGGGATGAAGAGAAGATATCAGCACTAATAAATTTGATGGAAGAATACGGAATAGAGGAATTAGTTAGAACTGGGGTTACAGCACTTCAAAGGGGAGAAAAGACTATAAAGAATTCCATTGAAAGTTATTAG
- the cimA gene encoding citramalate synthase, producing the protein MAQNQVKIFDSTLRDGAQGQGISFSLEDKIKIVKALDDMQIDYIEAGNPGSNPKDMEFFKRLKDVELKTAKVVAFGSTRKPNINAEDDKNLKDLLSSGADTIVIFGKAWDFQVTDIIKTSLDENIEMIKDTIKYLCKKKKEVIFDAEHFYDGYKENKDYAIATLKAAEEAGAQVVVLCDTNGGTLPQEIYDITKVVKGQITIELGIHGHDDMGMAVANSIMAVEAGSRQVQGTFIGIGERCGNANLSAIIPILKLKLGYEILNNNELVNLTKSARYIAEICNITLTDQIPFVGSSSFAHKGGMHIDAVTKAPKSYEHIEPELVGNKRRFLVSEVSGKSTILQEIKKIFPNISKDDISVQKITDRLKELEYEGYQFEGAEGTVELVIRKIIGKYKPFFKLNHFKIIGEQPYGSEDFSSTAVINITVDGQNEMTAAEGEGPVNALDKAIRKALEVFYPELKQARLVDYKVRVLDSENATEAKVRVLIESTDGIENWSTVGVSRDVIQASWIALVDSIEYKLIKDIEKKVKAYF; encoded by the coding sequence ATGGCTCAGAATCAGGTAAAAATATTTGATTCTACTCTAAGAGATGGGGCTCAAGGTCAAGGAATTTCATTTTCATTAGAAGATAAGATTAAAATAGTGAAAGCTTTAGATGATATGCAGATTGATTATATTGAAGCTGGCAACCCTGGATCAAATCCCAAAGATATGGAATTCTTTAAAAGGCTTAAGGATGTAGAACTTAAGACGGCGAAGGTAGTGGCATTTGGATCAACTAGGAAACCTAATATTAATGCAGAAGATGATAAAAACTTAAAAGATTTATTGTCATCAGGAGCAGATACAATTGTTATCTTCGGAAAAGCATGGGATTTCCAAGTCACAGATATTATAAAAACATCATTAGATGAAAATATTGAAATGATAAAGGACACAATTAAATATTTATGCAAAAAGAAAAAAGAAGTAATTTTTGATGCAGAGCATTTTTATGATGGATATAAGGAAAATAAAGATTATGCAATAGCAACATTAAAAGCAGCAGAAGAAGCTGGAGCACAAGTAGTTGTTTTATGTGATACTAATGGAGGCACTTTACCTCAAGAAATATATGATATAACTAAGGTTGTAAAAGGTCAAATAACCATAGAATTAGGTATTCATGGTCATGATGATATGGGAATGGCAGTTGCAAATTCGATTATGGCAGTAGAAGCTGGATCAAGACAAGTCCAAGGAACATTTATTGGTATAGGAGAACGATGTGGTAATGCTAATTTAAGTGCAATAATACCAATATTGAAATTAAAACTTGGATATGAAATATTAAACAATAATGAACTAGTCAATTTGACAAAATCAGCTAGGTATATTGCAGAAATATGTAATATTACATTGACAGATCAAATTCCTTTTGTGGGAAGTTCATCATTTGCTCATAAGGGTGGAATGCATATAGATGCAGTAACTAAAGCACCAAAATCATATGAGCACATAGAACCCGAACTTGTTGGTAATAAGAGAAGATTTTTAGTTTCTGAAGTTAGTGGAAAAAGCACAATATTGCAAGAAATAAAAAAGATATTCCCTAATATATCTAAAGATGATATTTCAGTTCAAAAGATTACTGATAGATTAAAAGAATTAGAATATGAAGGCTATCAATTTGAAGGGGCAGAAGGAACTGTTGAATTAGTTATAAGAAAAATTATTGGCAAATATAAACCCTTCTTTAAATTAAATCATTTTAAGATTATTGGAGAACAACCTTATGGTTCTGAAGATTTTAGTTCAACAGCAGTAATAAATATTACTGTTGACGGACAAAATGAAATGACAGCAGCAGAAGGTGAAGGTCCAGTAAATGCTCTAGATAAGGCTATCAGAAAAGCACTTGAAGTATTTTATCCAGAGCTCAAACAAGCGCGACTTGTAGATTATAAGGTTAGAGTGTTAGATTCGGAAAATGCTACAGAGGCAAAAGTAAGAGTTTTAATTGAATCAACAGACGGGATTGAGAATTGGAGTACTGTTGGGGTATCTCGAGACGTAATCCAAGCCAGTTGGATAGCACTTGTAGATTCAATAGAATATAAATTAATAAAAGATATTGAAAAAAAAGTAAAAGCATATTTTTAA
- the leuC gene encoding 3-isopropylmalate dehydratase large subunit: MGMTMTQKILAAHAGLETVKAGQLIEANLDLVLGNDITTPVAVNEFKKFGTDKVFSKSQIAIVPDHFTPNKDINSAEQVKYIREFAQKMEIENFFEVGEMGIEHCLLPEKGLVVAGDVVIGADSHTCTYGALGAFSTGIGSTDMAAGMATGQCWFKVPSALKFVLKNKPAKWVSGKDIILHIIGMIGVDGALYKSMEFVGDGLDYLSIDDRFTMANMAIEAGGKNGIFPVDDKTVEYLKDHATREWTVYEADEDAEYDEVFEIDLSTLRPTVSFPHLPDNTRTIDNVGDVVLDQVVIGSCTNGRITDLRIARDIIKGKKVKKGLRCIVIPGTQKIYLQALEEGIIKDLVEAGAVFSTPTCGPCLGGHMGILAKDEKALSTTNRNFVGRMGHVESEVYLASPAVAAASALTGKITDPELV, from the coding sequence ATGGGAATGACAATGACACAAAAAATATTAGCAGCACATGCAGGATTAGAAACTGTAAAGGCTGGACAATTAATCGAGGCAAATCTTGACTTAGTTTTAGGAAATGATATTACAACTCCAGTAGCTGTAAATGAATTTAAGAAATTTGGAACAGATAAGGTATTTAGCAAAAGCCAAATTGCAATAGTTCCAGATCACTTTACTCCTAATAAGGATATAAATTCAGCAGAACAAGTTAAGTATATTAGAGAATTTGCTCAAAAGATGGAAATAGAAAACTTTTTTGAAGTTGGAGAAATGGGAATAGAACATTGCTTACTTCCTGAAAAAGGATTAGTTGTTGCTGGTGATGTTGTTATAGGAGCTGACTCACATACCTGTACATACGGAGCTCTTGGAGCCTTTTCAACAGGAATTGGATCAACTGATATGGCAGCTGGTATGGCTACAGGACAATGCTGGTTTAAAGTGCCATCAGCCTTGAAGTTTGTGCTTAAGAATAAACCTGCTAAATGGGTAAGTGGAAAAGATATAATATTACACATAATTGGAATGATTGGTGTTGATGGAGCATTATACAAATCAATGGAATTTGTAGGTGATGGACTTGATTATCTTTCAATTGATGATAGATTTACAATGGCAAATATGGCAATAGAAGCTGGTGGAAAGAATGGAATTTTCCCGGTTGATGATAAAACTGTTGAATATTTAAAAGATCATGCAACTAGAGAATGGACTGTATATGAAGCTGATGAAGATGCAGAATATGACGAAGTATTTGAAATTGACTTAAGTACACTAAGACCAACAGTTTCATTCCCACATTTACCAGACAATACAAGGACAATTGACAATGTAGGTGACGTAGTGCTTGATCAAGTAGTAATTGGATCATGCACAAATGGTAGAATTACAGATTTAAGAATAGCTAGAGATATTATTAAAGGAAAGAAAGTTAAGAAAGGTCTTAGATGCATAGTCATTCCGGGAACTCAAAAGATATATTTACAAGCCTTAGAAGAAGGAATAATTAAGGATTTAGTTGAAGCTGGAGCAGTATTCTCAACACCAACTTGTGGACCATGTTTAGGTGGACATATGGGGATTTTAGCAAAAGATGAAAAAGCATTATCAACAACAAACAGAAATTTTGTAGGAAGAATGGGACATGTGGAATCAGAAGTATATCTTGCAAGTCCAGCTGTTGCAGCGGCATCTGCGTTAACTGGAAAAATAACTGACCCAGAATTAGTCTAG
- the leuD gene encoding 3-isopropylmalate dehydratase small subunit encodes MSVKGKVFKYGDNVDTDVIIPARYLNTSDAKELAAHCMEDIDLDFVKNVKDGDIIVANKNFGCGSSREHAPLAIKTAGISCVIASTFARIFYRNSINIGLPILECDEAIKNIDAGDELEVNFSTGLIKNLTKNQEYQGEAFPEFMQKIIDSDGLIGYIGNKK; translated from the coding sequence ATGAGCGTAAAAGGTAAAGTATTCAAATATGGCGATAATGTAGATACAGACGTAATAATCCCAGCAAGATATTTAAACACATCAGATGCTAAAGAACTTGCTGCACATTGTATGGAGGATATAGATTTAGATTTTGTAAAGAATGTAAAAGATGGAGATATAATTGTTGCAAATAAAAACTTTGGGTGTGGTTCTTCAAGAGAACATGCACCACTTGCAATTAAGACAGCTGGAATTAGTTGTGTTATAGCATCAACTTTTGCAAGAATATTCTACAGAAATTCAATTAATATTGGATTGCCAATTTTAGAATGTGATGAAGCTATAAAGAATATTGATGCAGGAGATGAATTGGAAGTTAATTTTTCAACAGGTCTTATAAAGAATTTAACTAAGAATCAAGAGTATCAAGGAGAAGCATTCCCAGAATTTATGCAAAAAATCATAGATAGTGATGGGTTAATTGGATATATAGGAAATAAAAAGTAG